TAAACTGCGCTACATGATAGCCATCCATCAATCCATGATGGCAAGTGACGGAAACGGGCATCAGCAACCTTTCTCCTTCGCGGAAGTATTTACCGGTGGAGATTTTGGGAACGCTGTCGCCCGAACGCATATTGGCGGGATGCTTCATATCGGTGAAAGAAAGCCACGGCACAGCCGAATAATGAATGGCATTGGGATGAAACGTACCTCCTTTGTTGAGTCCCGTAGTGGCTTGCAGACGTTCCATCTCGGCTTTTGCTTGACGAATAAAGACGAGTTCGTCCGGATCGTATTCAAAGGCGGCAAAAGAAAAGGTGTGGTCGGCACGGGCCACAGTGGCTTCGGGCAGAAGACTATCATAGCACACCACTCGATCGCCTTCGATACGGTAGCGGAACTCTTCCACGGCAGCTGCGGCAGTCACAATGCGGTGAAGGACGAGCAGGGAAAAGGAAACACCTTTGTCTTTGGCTTCCTGATACGCGCACGTACAATCTACATTGACCGTCACTCCAAAAAACGGATCGTCAAAAGCACTGAAATGTTCGTAATGTTCTCTTCTGTTCCAAGTAGCAATATCAATGATCTTCTCTATCTGATTCATTCTAAACACTCTTTTTTAAGTTTCACCACAGAGGGCACAGGGGACACAGAGATTTTATAGAGTTTTTATAGAACTTTTTCACCGGATTAATGCTATTGATTCCATTGCTTCCGGTCTTACCTTACCGAAAAAACTCTGTGTCCTTTGTGTCCTCTGTGGTGAATAAATTACTGATGTTGCTCACGCAACAAGTCATTCACTGTCTTCACCGGGTTAAAGGTAGAAAGAGGAACTTCTACAAAGACGGTATTCCAGTCGCTCATCGCACCATTCCACAAGCCGGGAAGTTCGAGGGCTTTCAGGTCTTTACCGTTCTTCGATTTGTAGGAGATGAAGCCGGTGGCTTTATCTACATATTTCACCAGGTCGAATTTATGTCCTTTATAATCACGCACAGCGCATACAAGATCTACCGGATTGAAGTGCGTACCCTTCTCGAACATTTCTTTCTTCTCCGGATCGTCCATGTCGATCTGCGAGCTTTCGAGAATTTGCAGGGAGATGGTTCCGTCGCTGTTGTAGGCAAGGAACGGACCACCGCCGGGTTCGCCTACGTTCTTCACCATTCCGCAGACACGCATCGGACGGTTGAACTTGTTTTTGAGGTAGATGGCCAGTACGGAGTCTTCGAGGTCTTTTGTTTCCGGGTTCTTGCAGAAGAGCTTCTTTTGCAGGAATTGAAGCATTTCCATCATCTGGTCGTGCGTATACTTACCGCTGTCGAGCAGCGTGAGGTATTCGAATACTTGTTTTTGCAGGGTCACGAGCACTCCGGCAATCAGTTTCTTATATGTAACGGTGTCGGCTTTCAAACGGTCGGGCACTACGTTGTCGATGTTCTTGATGAAGATGATGTCTGCGTCCAAGTCGTTCAGGTTCTCAATCAGCGCGCCATGACCACCGGGACGGAACAGCAGTTTGCCGTTGTCGCGGAACGGTTGGTTGTCCATATCGGCAGCAATGGTGTCAGTACTTGGCTTCTGCTCGGAGAAGGTGATGTAATAGTCTACGCCGTAACGTTTGGCGAAGTCATCCACTTTTTCCGTCACGAGCTTCTTGAAAAGTTCGCGGTGTTCGGTAGACACGGTGAAGTGCACGTTCACTTTACCGCTCTTGCCGGCTGCATACAGAGCGCCTTCGGCAAGATGTTCCTCCATCGGAGTGCGGGAGCCTTCGGGATATTTATGGAATTTGAGCAGACCTTTCGGCAGTGCGCCATAGTTCAGTCCGGCAGTCTCCAGCAGGGCGGACACCACTGCTTTATAGTTGCCTTCTTCCATCAGTCCGGGAATGTCTTTTCCGGAGATACGCTGGCAGGCCACATTCAGGT
The Bacteroides luhongzhouii DNA segment above includes these coding regions:
- a CDS encoding chloramphenicol acetyltransferase, which translates into the protein MNQIEKIIDIATWNRREHYEHFSAFDDPFFGVTVNVDCTCAYQEAKDKGVSFSLLVLHRIVTAAAAVEEFRYRIEGDRVVCYDSLLPEATVARADHTFSFAAFEYDPDELVFIRQAKAEMERLQATTGLNKGGTFHPNAIHYSAVPWLSFTDMKHPANMRSGDSVPKISTGKYFREGERLLMPVSVTCHHGLMDGYHVAQFIEKLHL
- a CDS encoding DUF4301 family protein — translated: MITTQDKELLAKKGITEEQIAEQLACFQTGFPFLKLDAAASIEKGILAPDAEEQKAYLAAWDAYTNTDKTVVKFVPASGAASRMFKNLFEFLSADYDQPTTKFEQAFFDGIKNFAFYDDLNVACQRISGKDIPGLMEEGNYKAVVSALLETAGLNYGALPKGLLKFHKYPEGSRTPMEEHLAEGALYAAGKSGKVNVHFTVSTEHRELFKKLVTEKVDDFAKRYGVDYYITFSEQKPSTDTIAADMDNQPFRDNGKLLFRPGGHGALIENLNDLDADIIFIKNIDNVVPDRLKADTVTYKKLIAGVLVTLQKQVFEYLTLLDSGKYTHDQMMEMLQFLQKKLFCKNPETKDLEDSVLAIYLKNKFNRPMRVCGMVKNVGEPGGGPFLAYNSDGTISLQILESSQIDMDDPEKKEMFEKGTHFNPVDLVCAVRDYKGHKFDLVKYVDKATGFISYKSKNGKDLKALELPGLWNGAMSDWNTVFVEVPLSTFNPVKTVNDLLREQHQ